One segment of Zhihengliuella halotolerans DNA contains the following:
- a CDS encoding M13 family metallopeptidase, which translates to MANTPELQADERIATDDYRDHDVRPQDDLYRHVNGRWLATASIPGDLGSYGSFMKLRDDSELAVRSIIEDSQAAVEAGRADERRQRIAALYSSFMDEEAIEARGLEPIVGYLQAIRALESVEDFVAYVGELQRRGVSGFYNVGASSDAGQPDRNLLTIMQAGLGLPDESYYREEQFAELLAEYRRHLVRFFALARIPDGEAAADAVVRLETAIARQHWDRVKSRDAQARYNLLTGQELIKLNPSIERWLAGAGIEAKYFAEVDVWQPSYLEGLESVLAEYPLEAWKHWAEVQVIRSFAPYLSSDFVAEHFAFYSAKLAGAEQQKERWKRGVAFTEGGVGEDIGQIYVERHFPGESKERMELLVGNLIEAYRQSIAASPWMSAQTRERALEKLSMFRPKIGYPVKWIDYSSIDAGSDLIANVAAVNDFDFDRELQKIDDGVDRDLWFMFPQTVNAYYHPLLNEIGFPAAILRPPFFGVERDAASNYGAIGAVIGHEIGHGFDDQGSQFDGTGELKNWWSEEDRARFDELTARLVDQYDALEPPEAPGHHVNGRLTLGENIGDLGGLGIAYKAYRLDLAERGLQEDEVVDGLTGVQRFFSAWAECWRSLTRPETMVTRIATDPHSPAEFRCNQVAKNLDAFHEAYGTKPGDAMWLEPAERVTIW; encoded by the coding sequence ATGGCCAACACTCCGGAACTTCAGGCTGACGAGCGAATCGCGACTGACGACTACCGCGATCATGATGTACGGCCTCAAGACGACCTCTACCGCCACGTCAACGGCCGATGGCTCGCGACGGCTTCGATCCCGGGAGACCTCGGCAGCTACGGCTCGTTCATGAAACTGCGCGACGACTCCGAACTGGCCGTTCGGTCCATCATCGAGGATTCTCAGGCAGCAGTCGAGGCGGGGCGGGCCGACGAGCGCCGGCAGCGCATCGCCGCGCTGTACTCGTCTTTCATGGACGAGGAGGCGATCGAAGCTCGGGGACTGGAGCCGATCGTCGGCTACCTCCAGGCGATCCGTGCCCTGGAGAGCGTCGAGGATTTTGTCGCCTACGTCGGCGAACTGCAGCGTCGCGGAGTCTCCGGGTTCTACAACGTCGGTGCGAGTAGCGACGCCGGCCAACCGGACCGCAATTTGCTCACGATCATGCAGGCGGGGCTAGGACTGCCAGATGAGTCTTACTACCGTGAGGAGCAGTTTGCCGAACTGCTTGCCGAGTACCGCCGTCACCTCGTCCGGTTCTTCGCCCTCGCTCGGATTCCGGACGGCGAGGCCGCGGCCGACGCCGTCGTGCGGCTTGAGACGGCGATCGCCCGCCAGCACTGGGACCGAGTGAAGAGCCGGGACGCGCAGGCACGATACAACCTTCTGACCGGGCAGGAGCTCATCAAGCTCAACCCGTCGATCGAACGCTGGCTTGCCGGCGCCGGCATCGAGGCGAAGTACTTCGCCGAGGTCGACGTGTGGCAGCCCAGTTATCTCGAGGGGCTAGAGTCCGTTCTCGCCGAATACCCACTGGAGGCCTGGAAGCACTGGGCGGAAGTGCAGGTGATCCGCAGTTTCGCCCCGTACCTCTCCTCGGATTTCGTCGCTGAGCACTTCGCGTTCTACTCCGCCAAGCTCGCGGGCGCCGAACAGCAGAAGGAACGCTGGAAGCGCGGCGTCGCTTTTACGGAGGGCGGAGTCGGTGAAGACATCGGACAGATCTACGTTGAACGGCACTTCCCCGGCGAGTCCAAGGAGCGGATGGAGCTTCTCGTCGGCAACCTCATCGAGGCGTACCGGCAGTCCATCGCGGCATCGCCGTGGATGAGCGCGCAGACTCGCGAGCGCGCGCTGGAGAAGCTGTCCATGTTCCGTCCCAAGATCGGCTATCCGGTCAAGTGGATCGACTACTCGTCCATCGACGCCGGGAGCGACCTGATCGCGAACGTGGCCGCCGTCAACGACTTCGACTTCGACCGCGAATTGCAGAAGATCGACGACGGCGTCGATCGGGACCTTTGGTTCATGTTTCCGCAGACGGTCAACGCGTACTACCATCCCCTGCTCAACGAAATCGGTTTCCCCGCGGCGATCTTGCGCCCGCCGTTCTTCGGCGTCGAGCGCGATGCGGCGAGCAACTACGGGGCGATCGGCGCGGTGATCGGCCACGAAATCGGGCACGGCTTCGATGACCAGGGCTCTCAATTCGACGGGACGGGTGAGCTCAAGAACTGGTGGTCAGAGGAGGACCGGGCGCGCTTCGATGAATTGACGGCTCGACTGGTCGACCAGTACGACGCGCTCGAACCGCCCGAGGCGCCGGGGCACCACGTCAATGGGCGGCTGACCCTCGGCGAGAATATCGGAGACCTCGGCGGGCTCGGGATCGCCTACAAGGCCTATCGGTTGGATCTTGCTGAACGTGGGCTCCAGGAGGATGAGGTTGTCGACGGGCTGACCGGCGTGCAGCGCTTCTTCTCTGCGTGGGCCGAGTGCTGGCGAAGCCTGACACGTCCGGAGACCATGGTCACCCGCATCGCGACCGACCCGCACTCGCCGGCCGAGTTCCGCTGCAATCAGGTGGCCAAAAACCTCGACGCGTTCCACGAGGCGTACGGGACGAAGCCGGGCGATGCCATGTGGCTCGAGCCGGCCGAACGCGTCACCATCTGGTAG
- a CDS encoding alpha/beta fold hydrolase: MAGFCPEEFLSEVTVAHSTVARNSKWTRSRYAWLNMKSLRIPFSRSFASAARESLVAAPDGGTLGLASYGAADAPGDRRLLVVGGAFLTALIYRPFALALSRELGKDWAVDVYDRRGRGNSSEQPADYSLDTEIADVQLMLRHTGSRNLFGHSLGGSVVLNAVQAFQGNDATDRRFADPRIVPDRLAVYDPAINIEGEMNASWMREFVAEANRGRTGRALSIMHRGMRTSPTLSRVPAPLLAALLGIATNTRWGQMTRTAISSGTGELLAALGEVESAQEFASLPPVTQFMAGAKSPVYFRTTAAKLHAVVPGSTYVESPDGVHASVPAAIGELVGDIAAYFTGNPRHSGR; the protein is encoded by the coding sequence ATGGCTGGGTTCTGTCCGGAGGAATTTTTATCTGAAGTCACGGTCGCCCATTCTACCGTGGCACGCAATTCGAAGTGGACGCGCAGCCGATACGCTTGGCTCAACATGAAATCGTTGCGAATTCCCTTCTCACGCAGCTTTGCGAGCGCGGCCCGCGAGAGCCTTGTCGCCGCACCCGACGGCGGCACGCTGGGCCTGGCCTCCTACGGGGCAGCCGATGCCCCGGGAGACCGGCGTCTCCTCGTCGTCGGGGGAGCCTTCCTCACCGCACTCATCTACCGCCCGTTCGCTCTGGCGCTGAGCCGTGAGTTGGGCAAGGACTGGGCCGTCGACGTCTACGACCGGCGCGGGCGCGGCAACTCCAGCGAACAGCCGGCGGATTACTCCCTCGATACCGAGATCGCTGATGTGCAATTGATGCTGCGACACACCGGTTCCCGAAATCTTTTCGGCCATTCCCTGGGCGGTTCGGTCGTCTTGAATGCGGTCCAGGCCTTTCAGGGAAACGACGCCACCGACCGCCGTTTTGCAGACCCGAGGATCGTCCCCGATCGGCTGGCTGTCTACGACCCAGCAATCAATATCGAAGGTGAAATGAATGCATCCTGGATGCGGGAATTCGTCGCCGAAGCCAATCGGGGCCGGACGGGTAGGGCATTGAGCATCATGCACCGGGGAATGCGCACTTCGCCGACCCTCTCCCGTGTTCCGGCCCCTCTTCTCGCCGCACTCTTGGGAATCGCAACCAACACCCGCTGGGGACAGATGACCCGGACCGCGATCAGCTCCGGGACCGGGGAGCTGCTCGCGGCGCTCGGAGAAGTGGAATCCGCTCAGGAATTCGCGTCGCTTCCGCCCGTGACCCAATTCATGGCAGGAGCCAAAAGTCCTGTCTACTTCCGCACCACCGCCGCGAAGCTGCATGCCGTCGTGCCCGGATCCACCTACGTCGAGTCCCCGGACGGCGTGCACGCGTCAGTCCCGGCCGCCATCGGCGAGCTCGTCGGCGACATCGCGGCCTACTTCACCGGCAACCCCAGGCACAGCGGACGGTAG
- a CDS encoding histone-like nucleoid-structuring protein Lsr2 encodes MARKVEVTLVDDLDGTSASESVSFSIDGTEYEIDLSEANAQELRDSLAKYIEAGRRSSGTKSKAPSRSGKNDTAAIREWAQKNGYNVSSRGRIHGSIIEAYRAAH; translated from the coding sequence ATGGCACGCAAAGTAGAAGTAACCCTTGTTGACGACCTTGACGGAACCAGCGCATCGGAAAGCGTGAGCTTCTCGATCGATGGAACCGAGTACGAAATCGATCTGAGCGAAGCGAATGCGCAGGAGCTGCGCGACAGCCTCGCTAAATACATCGAGGCCGGCCGCCGGTCTTCGGGGACCAAGTCCAAGGCCCCTTCTCGTTCCGGTAAGAACGACACCGCCGCGATTCGCGAATGGGCGCAGAAGAACGGTTACAACGTGAGCTCCCGCGGACGCATCCACGGCAGCATCATCGAGGCCTATCGCGCCGCCCACTAA
- the lysS gene encoding lysine--tRNA ligase: MLSQAYRLRVHFELRATVEWATVTSDKNSSGQNPAIDTHDLRQVRLEKRAELLESGREAYPVGVNLTHSLLQVRDAYEHLEAGEETDDVVTVAGRVVFARNTGKLCFATLQESGPDGRAVRLQAMISLANVGEESLADWKKLTDLGDHVAVSGRVISSRRGELSIMVTEWTMASKAIRPMPVLHADLNDETRTRQRYADLMVRDEAREMVYRRDAITRSVRATLHGHGYVEVETPMLQLVHGGASARPFQTHLNAFDQGMTLRIATELYLKRTVVGGVPRVFEIGRIFRNEGVDSTHSPEFTTLESYEAYADQFVMAERMQEIILNAADAAGAGRVLETSKGTIDLGGEWAWLSVYPGLSAAVGVDITPETEVDVLRGVAEKHEVKFDPKWDAQKLVIELFGEIVEPTLINPTFVYDYPPAAQPLARPHRSEPGVIEAWDLIIGGMERGTAFSELIDPVIQRERLTEQSKLAAGGDDEAMQLDEDFLRALEYGAPPMGGIGLGIDRLVMLFTDVGIRESILYPLLKPEA; the protein is encoded by the coding sequence ATGTTGAGCCAAGCGTATCGGCTGCGCGTCCACTTCGAATTGCGTGCCACGGTAGAATGGGCGACCGTGACTTCAGATAAAAATTCCTCCGGACAGAACCCAGCCATCGACACGCACGATCTGCGCCAGGTGCGCCTGGAGAAGCGCGCGGAACTGCTGGAGTCCGGGCGCGAGGCCTACCCCGTCGGCGTCAATCTCACGCACTCGCTCCTGCAGGTCCGCGACGCCTACGAGCACCTCGAGGCCGGTGAGGAAACGGACGACGTCGTCACCGTCGCAGGCCGCGTCGTCTTCGCTCGAAACACCGGCAAGCTGTGCTTCGCGACGCTCCAGGAGTCGGGACCGGATGGTCGAGCCGTCCGCCTTCAGGCCATGATCTCCCTCGCGAACGTCGGTGAAGAGTCGTTGGCAGACTGGAAGAAGTTGACGGACCTGGGTGACCACGTGGCCGTGAGCGGTCGGGTCATTTCGTCGCGCCGGGGCGAGCTCTCCATCATGGTGACCGAGTGGACGATGGCGTCGAAGGCGATTCGCCCGATGCCGGTCCTGCACGCCGACCTGAATGATGAGACGCGCACCAGACAGCGCTACGCCGACCTCATGGTCCGCGACGAGGCCCGCGAGATGGTCTACCGCCGCGACGCCATCACCCGGTCCGTGCGCGCGACCCTGCATGGGCACGGCTACGTCGAGGTCGAAACCCCGATGCTGCAGCTCGTGCACGGCGGTGCGAGCGCCCGCCCGTTCCAAACCCACCTCAACGCGTTCGATCAGGGCATGACCCTGCGCATTGCGACCGAGCTCTACCTCAAGCGCACGGTGGTCGGCGGAGTTCCCCGCGTCTTCGAAATCGGTCGGATTTTCCGCAACGAGGGTGTCGATTCGACGCACTCGCCCGAATTCACGACCCTCGAGTCCTACGAGGCATACGCCGACCAGTTCGTCATGGCCGAGCGCATGCAGGAGATCATCCTCAACGCCGCAGACGCGGCGGGGGCGGGCCGGGTACTGGAGACGTCCAAGGGCACGATCGATCTCGGTGGCGAGTGGGCGTGGCTCAGCGTGTATCCGGGGCTGTCCGCGGCGGTCGGCGTCGACATCACGCCCGAGACGGAGGTCGACGTGCTGCGGGGCGTCGCCGAGAAGCACGAGGTGAAGTTCGACCCGAAGTGGGACGCGCAGAAGCTCGTGATCGAGCTTTTCGGCGAGATCGTGGAACCGACGCTCATCAATCCGACTTTCGTCTACGACTACCCGCCGGCGGCGCAGCCTCTGGCGCGCCCGCACCGCAGTGAGCCGGGTGTCATCGAGGCATGGGACCTGATCATCGGCGGCATGGAGAGGGGCACCGCCTTCTCCGAACTCATCGACCCGGTGATCCAGCGCGAGCGTCTGACCGAGCAATCGAAACTCGCAGCAGGCGGTGACGATGAAGCCATGCAGCTCGACGAGGACTTCCTGCGCGCCCTCGAGTACGGCGCTCCGCCGATGGGCGGCATCGGGCTGGGCATCGACCGGTTGGTCATGCTCTTCACGGACGTCGGAATCCGAGAATCGATCCTCTACCCGCTTCTCAAGCCGGAGGCTTGA